In Bacteroidota bacterium, one genomic interval encodes:
- a CDS encoding NAD-dependent succinate-semialdehyde dehydrogenase, with protein sequence MFQSINPHNGEVVAEYSVMDPSEVASVIDQVDEAFLSFKKTGFEERKFVLKKAAEILRSRKTEFAKLMTTEMGKPIMQGVAEAEKCAWVCEYYADGAETFLQDVTIETDAKKSFVTFQPLGVILAIMPWNFPFWQVFRFAAPALMAGNGVLLKHSPNVTGCALAIEKIFKEAGFPDNIFRMIVTEVENVEGMIRNKKVAAVTLTGSTRAGKSVAAIAGSELKKCVLELGGSDPYIVMEDADIEAAVKACLIGRMLNTGQSCIAAKRLLIFEKVYDRFKELFLAEVKKLKTGDPMDEINYIGAIARKDLRDTLHAQVQKTIELGATVLTGGFIPDSPGFCYPPTVLENIPVNSPAFCEEIFGPVALLFKVKTMEEALSLANSTDYGLGSAVFTSDLTFGEEMAKTMLESGSSFVNSFVKSDPRLPFGGIKQSGYGRELSPFGIKEFVNVKTIYIA encoded by the coding sequence ATGTTTCAATCGATTAATCCCCACAACGGGGAAGTGGTGGCAGAATATTCCGTGATGGATCCTTCAGAGGTTGCATCCGTGATTGATCAGGTTGATGAGGCTTTTCTGTCTTTCAAAAAAACAGGATTTGAAGAAAGAAAATTCGTACTCAAAAAAGCGGCTGAAATTCTTCGTTCCCGAAAAACTGAATTCGCGAAATTGATGACCACCGAAATGGGAAAACCAATCATGCAGGGAGTGGCTGAAGCAGAAAAATGTGCCTGGGTCTGCGAATACTATGCCGACGGAGCCGAGACATTTTTACAGGATGTTACCATTGAAACAGATGCTAAAAAAAGTTTTGTAACTTTTCAACCTTTGGGCGTTATTCTCGCGATAATGCCGTGGAATTTCCCTTTTTGGCAGGTATTCAGATTTGCAGCACCTGCTCTCATGGCGGGAAATGGTGTGCTCCTGAAGCATTCGCCAAATGTCACCGGATGCGCACTTGCAATTGAAAAGATTTTTAAGGAAGCAGGTTTCCCTGATAATATATTTCGTATGATTGTCACTGAAGTGGAAAATGTGGAAGGTATGATAAGGAACAAAAAAGTTGCCGCAGTCACTCTTACCGGAAGTACCCGGGCAGGGAAGTCTGTAGCAGCAATTGCAGGAAGTGAACTGAAAAAATGTGTCCTCGAACTCGGTGGCAGCGATCCATACATTGTCATGGAAGATGCTGATATTGAGGCGGCAGTTAAAGCATGTCTGATTGGAAGAATGCTCAACACGGGACAAAGTTGCATCGCCGCGAAAAGGCTTTTAATCTTCGAAAAAGTTTATGATCGGTTCAAAGAACTTTTCCTGGCTGAAGTAAAAAAACTCAAGACGGGTGATCCAATGGATGAGATAAATTACATTGGAGCCATAGCCCGTAAGGACTTACGGGATACACTTCATGCCCAGGTGCAAAAGACAATTGAACTTGGAGCCACAGTTTTGACAGGAGGATTCATCCCGGATAGTCCCGGTTTTTGCTACCCGCCGACTGTACTCGAAAACATTCCAGTAAATTCTCCTGCTTTTTGTGAGGAGATTTTTGGTCCCGTGGCACTTCTTTTCAAAGTTAAAACTATGGAAGAAGCCCTTTCCCTGGCAAACTCAACTGACTACGGACTCGGTAGTGCCGTGTTTACATCAGACCTGACATTTGGCGAAGAGATGGCAAAAACGATGCTCGAATCAGGTTCGAGTTTTGTCAATTCATTCGTTAAAAGCGACCCAAGATTACCTTTTGGTGGCATCAAACAATCAGGTTACGGAAGGGAATTATCACCATTCGGCATTAAAGAATTTGTGAATGTAAAGACAATATATATTGCCTGA
- a CDS encoding acyl-CoA dehydrogenase family protein, which translates to MSKFIGLDYFNTDLLLSDEEKMVRDMVREFVDDNVIPVIEKHYREGTFPMDLIPKMGELGLFGANLPSKYGGSDMNNVAYGLVMQELERGDSGVRSFVSVQSALVMYPIYTFGSEEQRLKWLPALANGEKIGCFGLTEPDFGSNPGGMVTKAEKVDGGYILNGAKMWITNGTLADVAVVWAKLDGKVAGFLVEKGMKGFSAPEMKGKHSLRASVTSELVFDSVFIPEENRLPGAAGLKSPLMCLNQARYGIAWGVVGSMMASYDSSLNYSKSRIQFSKPIAGYQMTQEKLVYMLTEITKAQLLNLQLGRLKDSGNLRFQHVSLAKRNNCEIALTIARVAREIHGANGILDEYPVMRHANNLESVKTYEGTHEMHTLILGEDITGIPAFD; encoded by the coding sequence ATGTCAAAGTTTATTGGTTTGGATTATTTCAATACGGATCTTTTATTGTCAGATGAAGAGAAAATGGTCAGAGATATGGTCAGGGAATTTGTGGACGACAATGTAATTCCGGTCATAGAAAAACATTACAGGGAAGGCACTTTCCCGATGGATCTGATTCCCAAAATGGGTGAATTGGGGCTGTTTGGAGCGAATCTCCCATCAAAATATGGCGGATCCGACATGAATAATGTTGCCTACGGCCTCGTAATGCAGGAACTTGAAAGGGGAGACAGTGGTGTACGCAGTTTTGTTTCGGTACAGAGTGCACTGGTTATGTATCCGATTTATACATTTGGAAGTGAAGAGCAAAGATTAAAATGGCTTCCGGCACTTGCCAATGGTGAAAAAATCGGTTGCTTCGGTTTGACAGAGCCTGATTTCGGATCAAATCCAGGCGGTATGGTCACAAAAGCTGAAAAAGTTGATGGCGGCTACATACTCAATGGTGCCAAAATGTGGATCACCAATGGAACACTCGCCGATGTGGCTGTGGTTTGGGCAAAACTTGACGGAAAGGTAGCCGGATTCCTCGTGGAAAAGGGCATGAAAGGTTTTAGTGCCCCGGAGATGAAGGGAAAACACTCGCTGCGGGCTTCCGTTACTTCGGAGCTGGTCTTCGATTCCGTATTTATACCTGAAGAAAACAGACTTCCCGGAGCTGCCGGATTAAAATCACCTCTGATGTGCCTCAACCAGGCCCGTTATGGCATTGCATGGGGTGTGGTCGGTTCCATGATGGCTTCCTACGATTCTTCGTTAAACTATTCAAAATCGAGAATTCAGTTCTCAAAGCCGATTGCCGGTTACCAAATGACTCAGGAAAAACTTGTTTATATGCTCACCGAGATTACGAAGGCACAACTTCTTAACCTGCAGCTTGGCAGGCTGAAGGATTCGGGCAATCTCCGTTTTCAGCATGTATCACTGGCAAAAAGAAACAACTGTGAAATCGCGCTTACCATAGCAAGAGTAGCGAGAGAAATTCATGGTGCCAACGGAATTCTAGATGAGTACCCCGTCATGAGACACGCCAACAACCTGGAATCGGTTAAAACTTATGAAGGAACACACGAGATGCACACTCTGATTTTGGGTGAGGATATCACGGGTATTCCTGCTTTCGATTAA